A portion of the Helicobacter jaachi genome contains these proteins:
- the hisS gene encoding histidine--tRNA ligase produces the protein MVAPRTLSGFKDRLPKEALAKAHLLNKVSSVFMNFGFVPIETPHLEYADVLVKQGSEEIQKELYRFKDHGGRDVALRFDLTVPLARFVSQYKNEVDLPFKRFAIGNVFRGERAQRGRYREFTQCDFDFIGSDSISCDAEILQVIYASLVRLGIDEFTIWLNHRAILNGICEYCGITEQHNINATLRIIDKLDKVGTESVSAELQKELGLTSTQAQNLLEYTSIKQQGDSESFFKQISFMEEWNDSIRKGIADLKAMYEVLSPLQMDRDTYRINFSIARGLGYYTGIVYETTLNALKSIGSVCSGGRYDNLTRTFSKEKMSGVGASIGIDRLLAALEELEILQKKATSARALIVCMDTSYFGYAHFLAESFRRSKVPIEVYPEASKLKKQFSYANIKGHEFVIVIGESEFNTKTLTLKNMTSGMQMDSISFLKALTLIQEEEQEEMKI, from the coding sequence TTGGTTGCCCCTCGCACATTGAGTGGATTCAAGGATAGATTGCCTAAAGAGGCGCTTGCTAAGGCACATTTATTAAATAAAGTGAGTAGTGTTTTTATGAATTTTGGCTTTGTGCCTATTGAAACGCCGCATTTAGAGTATGCTGATGTGCTAGTAAAACAGGGGAGTGAGGAGATACAAAAGGAGCTTTATCGCTTTAAAGACCATGGCGGACGCGATGTGGCTTTGAGATTTGATTTAACCGTCCCTCTAGCGCGCTTTGTGTCTCAATATAAAAATGAGGTGGATTTGCCTTTTAAGCGATTTGCTATTGGTAATGTGTTTCGTGGGGAGAGAGCGCAGAGAGGGCGCTATAGGGAATTTACACAATGCGATTTTGACTTTATTGGGAGTGATAGCATCTCTTGTGATGCAGAAATTTTGCAAGTGATTTATGCTTCACTTGTGCGGCTAGGGATTGATGAATTTACTATCTGGCTCAATCATCGCGCTATTTTGAATGGCATTTGTGAGTATTGTGGCATTACAGAGCAGCATAATATTAATGCCACTTTGCGTATTATTGATAAGCTTGATAAAGTCGGTACAGAATCTGTAAGCGCGGAGCTACAAAAAGAGCTTGGGCTTACTAGCACTCAAGCACAGAATCTGCTAGAATATACATCAATCAAGCAGCAGGGCGATAGTGAAAGCTTTTTTAAGCAAATTTCTTTCATGGAAGAGTGGAATGATTCTATAAGAAAGGGTATTGCGGATTTAAAGGCGATGTATGAGGTGCTTTCACCCTTGCAAATGGATAGGGATACTTATCGTATAAATTTCTCCATCGCGCGCGGATTGGGGTATTACACAGGTATAGTATATGAAACTACGCTCAATGCCCTAAAAAGCATAGGCAGCGTTTGCTCTGGCGGGAGATATGATAATCTCACGCGCACATTTTCCAAAGAAAAAATGAGCGGTGTGGGAGCGAGCATTGGTATTGATAGGCTTTTGGCAGCCTTAGAAGAATTAGAAATCTTGCAAAAAAAGGCAACATCAGCGCGTGCGCTTATTGTGTGTATGGATACATCATACTTTGGCTATGCGCATTTCCTTGCAGAATCTTTCCGCCGCTCTAAAGTGCCTATTGAAGTCTATCCCGAGGCGAGCAAGCTTAAAAAGCAATTTAGCTATGCCAACATTAAAGGACATGAGTTTGTGATAGTTATTGGTGAAAGTGAGTTTAACACTAAAACCCTCACGCTTAAAAATATGACTTCAGGTATGCAAATGGATAGCATTAGCTTCCTTAAGGCTTTGACGCTCATTCAAGAAGAAGAGCAAGAAGAAATGAAAATATAA